One Chryseobacterium sp. StRB126 genomic region harbors:
- a CDS encoding SusE domain-containing protein translates to MKNIFKIISMVFIGLLVISCEKDEDQAVLQQTKNSALASDAKTLVLLRDNEADKAVKFDWTNPQYNISVVYNNSLEFAKKDTGFKDAKSVDVNAKDLSTTYSVKEFNKIMNDAGFLPEKIVDVDVRMKTSVGNAVFYSNVISMTVTPYLAEYPPFYLVGEASAVGWNAGNAQLLYKDENISTIYTYLEKGKAFRFLGQQAWDPTNYSLDAAGIKDGNKYFKTWSTNLSVADAENIKFNGESGIYKIVVDSEPVKKTLTISSSSISLWNPTNLYLVGSVNGWNIGGAIPMTNLGDGKFEHIIALSAGSQLKFVGQQSWGELEWGDLKADSNTGYLAPKGSNGNIKFDGTGGNYKITVDLKLGVYSIKPL, encoded by the coding sequence ATGAAAAATATATTTAAAATAATAAGTATGGTTTTCATAGGATTGCTAGTGATTTCCTGTGAAAAAGATGAAGATCAGGCCGTGCTTCAGCAAACAAAAAACTCTGCTTTGGCTTCAGATGCAAAAACTCTGGTTCTTCTCAGAGATAATGAAGCAGATAAAGCTGTTAAATTTGATTGGACGAACCCACAATATAATATTTCTGTTGTCTATAATAATTCATTGGAATTTGCAAAGAAAGATACAGGATTTAAAGATGCTAAAAGTGTTGATGTTAACGCAAAAGATCTATCTACAACTTATAGTGTTAAAGAGTTCAATAAAATAATGAATGATGCGGGCTTTTTGCCTGAAAAAATAGTAGATGTTGATGTTAGAATGAAAACATCTGTGGGTAACGCAGTATTTTATTCTAATGTAATTTCTATGACCGTTACCCCCTACCTTGCTGAATATCCACCATTTTATTTAGTAGGAGAAGCTTCTGCAGTGGGATGGAATGCTGGAAATGCACAGTTGCTTTATAAAGATGAGAATATCTCTACAATCTATACCTATTTGGAGAAAGGAAAAGCCTTCAGATTTTTAGGGCAACAAGCTTGGGACCCTACTAACTATAGCTTGGATGCAGCAGGAATAAAAGATGGTAACAAATATTTCAAAACATGGTCCACAAACCTATCCGTGGCAGATGCTGAAAATATTAAATTTAATGGAGAGTCTGGGATTTACAAGATTGTTGTTGATTCAGAGCCAGTGAAGAAAACTCTTACTATTTCATCTTCTTCAATCAGTCTTTGGAATCCTACAAACTTATATTTAGTAGGATCTGTTAATGGTTGGAATATTGGAGGTGCTATCCCAATGACAAATTTAGGCGATGGTAAATTCGAACACATTATTGCTCTTTCAGCGGGAAGCCAACTGAAATTCGTAGGCCAACAGAGCTGGGGAGAGCTAGAATGGGGAGACCTTAAAGCTGATAGCAATACAGGGTATCTGGCCCCTAAAGGGAGTAATGGTAACATCAAGTTTGATGGTACAGGAGGAAACTATAAAATCACCGTAGATTTAAAATTAGGAGTCTACTCAATAAAGCCATTATAG
- a CDS encoding RagB/SusD family nutrient uptake outer membrane protein produces MKKSNIKIKSLVITAAVAMLFSTTSCIKDLEREPMTDVTADVVFKDFGNYQNVLAKLYGGLSMGGQVSGDGGNYPDSDISGINGGFSQYTRLMYTLNVVSTDEAVIGWNDGNLHTIHKMTWDSSNEFITAMYYRIYTEIGLCNEFLRNVTDEKLAQNGITGNNLTEAKYMRAEARFLRAQSYYHALDMFGNVPFAKEDYLPGAVDGPPRIERAALFNFVEQELLASANDMKEAKTSVYGRADKAAAWALLARLYLNAGVYTGTQRNNDCITYCNKVIGAGYALKSDYKSLFLADNDQNNPEAILTVNFDGINTQTNGGTTYLVHAAIGGSMKASDFGVNGGWSGLRTTKSFVEKFPANGADKRGNFYTDGQNLEINDLGSFNDGYAFIKYKNVKSNGSAGSNTNWVETDIPLYRLADIYLMYAEATLRGGNGNMTTAVEYVNQLRQRAYGNGSGNVSSINLDFILDERSRELSWEMTRRSDLIRFGKFTSGEYLWPWKGNVKGGKAVESYRNLFPIPAKDIIANPNLIQNPGY; encoded by the coding sequence ATGAAGAAATCAAATATAAAAATCAAAAGTTTAGTAATAACAGCAGCTGTAGCCATGTTATTTTCTACAACTTCCTGTATAAAAGATCTTGAAAGAGAGCCTATGACTGATGTTACAGCAGATGTTGTCTTTAAGGATTTTGGAAATTATCAGAATGTATTAGCTAAATTATATGGAGGACTATCCATGGGTGGCCAAGTATCAGGAGACGGAGGAAATTATCCGGATAGTGATATAAGTGGGATCAATGGCGGATTTTCACAGTATACAAGATTGATGTATACATTAAATGTTGTTTCCACAGATGAAGCGGTAATTGGTTGGAATGATGGGAATTTACATACTATTCATAAGATGACATGGGATTCTTCTAACGAATTCATCACTGCGATGTACTATAGAATCTATACAGAGATAGGACTTTGTAATGAGTTTTTGAGAAATGTAACTGATGAAAAGCTTGCACAGAATGGTATTACAGGAAACAACCTTACTGAAGCTAAATATATGAGAGCGGAAGCTCGTTTCCTAAGAGCACAGTCTTATTATCATGCCTTGGATATGTTTGGAAATGTACCTTTTGCAAAAGAAGATTATCTTCCGGGAGCAGTTGACGGACCTCCAAGAATAGAAAGAGCAGCTTTATTTAATTTCGTAGAACAGGAATTGTTGGCCAGTGCGAATGACATGAAGGAGGCAAAAACAAGTGTGTATGGACGAGCTGACAAAGCGGCTGCATGGGCATTATTAGCAAGGCTTTATCTTAATGCAGGGGTTTATACAGGAACACAAAGAAACAATGACTGTATCACTTATTGTAACAAAGTAATTGGAGCCGGATATGCCTTGAAATCTGATTATAAATCACTTTTTCTTGCAGATAATGATCAAAACAATCCAGAAGCTATTCTAACGGTTAATTTTGATGGTATTAATACACAGACAAACGGAGGAACAACTTATCTGGTTCATGCTGCAATAGGAGGTTCAATGAAAGCTTCTGACTTTGGAGTTAATGGAGGGTGGAGTGGCCTTAGAACTACTAAATCATTTGTAGAAAAATTCCCAGCTAACGGAGCGGATAAAAGAGGAAACTTTTATACAGACGGACAAAATCTGGAAATTAATGATTTAGGATCATTCAATGATGGATATGCATTCATTAAATATAAAAATGTTAAAAGCAACGGTTCTGCCGGATCTAATACAAATTGGGTAGAAACAGATATTCCATTGTATCGTTTAGCGGATATTTACTTGATGTATGCTGAAGCCACTCTTAGAGGAGGAAATGGAAATATGACGACTGCCGTAGAGTATGTAAATCAACTGAGACAAAGAGCTTATGGAAACGGAAGTGGGAATGTTTCATCTATTAATTTAGACTTTATATTAGATGAAAGATCAAGAGAATTATCTTGGGAAATGACAAGGAGATCAGATCTTATCAGATTTGGGAAGTTTACATCCGGAGAATATTTATGGCCGTGGAAAGGAAATGTGAAAGGCGGAAAAGCAGTTGAAAGCTATAGAAATCTTTTCCCTATTCCGGCTAAAGATATCATAGCAAATCCTAATTTAATTCAAAACCCAGGTTATTAA
- a CDS encoding nuclear transport factor 2 family protein, with protein sequence MNKLIAVHTLILFLFGFTVVSAQSNKTFEKEKSEISTMLDAFNVAAAKADYTGYFNFFADESTFIGTDATEVWNKKEFMVWAKPHFDKKKTWNFTALKRNIYFSKDGKLAWFDELLDTQMKICRGSGVVEKINGQWKVKQYVLSMTVPNDVVDKVVVEKTALEDVLIKELKTK encoded by the coding sequence ATGAATAAATTAATAGCTGTTCATACACTTATCCTGTTTTTATTCGGATTTACAGTAGTTTCAGCACAATCAAACAAAACATTTGAAAAAGAAAAATCAGAAATCAGCACCATGCTTGATGCCTTCAATGTAGCTGCTGCCAAAGCTGATTATACAGGGTACTTCAACTTTTTTGCTGATGAGTCCACATTTATCGGAACAGATGCTACAGAAGTCTGGAATAAAAAGGAATTTATGGTGTGGGCAAAACCTCATTTCGATAAAAAGAAAACCTGGAATTTTACAGCATTGAAAAGAAATATCTACTTCAGTAAAGATGGAAAGCTGGCTTGGTTTGATGAATTACTGGATACTCAAATGAAAATCTGCCGTGGTTCAGGAGTCGTAGAAAAGATCAATGGACAATGGAAAGTAAAACAATACGTCCTTTCTATGACGGTTCCTAATGATGTTGTAGATAAAGTTGTAGTGGAGAAAACAGCTCTTGAAGATGTTTTGATTAAAGAATTAAAGACAAAATAA
- a CDS encoding glycoside hydrolase family 13 protein, whose amino-acid sequence MRKIYTLFALSAASIAFSQSTVLEKVEPAFWWKGMKNPELQILVYGKGIANNKISLSDGVQIKNVQKVENPNYVFITINTNEINVPKFSINIENDKKNLGSYTYELKPRNSGAADRESYTSKDVMYLIMPDRFANGNEKNDSVPELTEKADRTLPNGRHGGDLQGIINNLDYIQNLGATAVWLTPVNEDNEKVYSYHGYAQTDLYKIDARYGTNEDYKKLSQELNKRNMKLVMDYVTNHWGISHWMIKDLPTKDWIHWFKEGEDGFKRSNYKTSTQFDPNASDIDKKYALDGWFDKTMPDLNQKNPLVLKYLTQNAIWWIEYAELGGFRVDTYPYNDKEAMAKWAKAITDEYPKFNIVGESWLYTAGQISAWQKNSKTGEAAGYNSNLPSVMDFMLFGDMPKAFKEKEGWNTGMIKLYDSFSSDFLYPDINNVMVFFENHDTERWNEIFNADPNVYKMGLTLISTVRGIPQIYYGSEVGMRGNKEKGGDADIRRDFPGGWKSDKQNAFNPTTQTPEQKEFYQFTRKLLNWRKGKEVIHTGKTKNFVPKDGVFTYFRYNDKESVMVVINNNKNDHTLDLKYFEESLKGFSKGKEVISGKEFSLQNTLTIPAKTPLIIELEK is encoded by the coding sequence ATGAGAAAAATATATACATTATTTGCCCTTTCCGCTGCTTCAATAGCTTTTTCCCAATCAACAGTGTTGGAAAAAGTAGAACCGGCTTTCTGGTGGAAGGGAATGAAAAATCCTGAACTGCAGATTCTTGTTTACGGAAAAGGAATCGCTAATAATAAGATCTCTCTTTCAGATGGTGTACAGATTAAAAATGTTCAAAAGGTAGAAAATCCGAACTATGTTTTTATCACAATCAATACCAATGAAATTAACGTTCCGAAGTTTAGCATCAATATTGAAAATGATAAAAAGAATCTGGGTTCTTATACCTATGAACTGAAACCAAGAAATTCAGGAGCCGCAGACCGAGAATCTTATACTTCAAAGGATGTGATGTACCTTATTATGCCGGATCGTTTTGCCAATGGAAACGAAAAAAACGATTCTGTTCCGGAATTAACTGAAAAAGCAGATCGAACTTTACCCAACGGAAGACACGGCGGAGACCTTCAGGGAATCATCAATAATTTGGATTACATTCAAAACCTTGGCGCAACAGCTGTTTGGTTAACACCTGTGAATGAAGATAATGAAAAAGTATATTCCTATCATGGATATGCTCAGACCGATCTGTATAAAATTGATGCCCGCTACGGCACCAATGAAGACTACAAAAAACTTTCTCAGGAATTAAATAAAAGGAATATGAAACTGGTGATGGATTATGTCACCAATCACTGGGGTATTTCTCATTGGATGATAAAAGACCTTCCCACAAAAGACTGGATTCACTGGTTCAAAGAAGGAGAAGATGGTTTTAAAAGATCCAATTACAAAACATCCACACAGTTTGATCCCAACGCTTCGGATATTGATAAAAAATATGCGTTAGATGGATGGTTTGATAAAACAATGCCGGATCTTAACCAGAAAAATCCATTGGTTTTAAAATATTTAACCCAAAATGCCATCTGGTGGATTGAATATGCTGAATTAGGAGGTTTCCGTGTAGATACCTATCCTTACAATGATAAAGAAGCCATGGCAAAATGGGCCAAAGCCATTACCGATGAATATCCCAAATTTAATATCGTAGGCGAATCTTGGTTGTATACCGCAGGGCAAATTTCAGCATGGCAAAAAAACTCAAAAACAGGAGAAGCAGCCGGATATAACTCAAACCTCCCGTCTGTAATGGATTTTATGCTTTTTGGAGATATGCCGAAAGCTTTCAAAGAAAAAGAAGGCTGGAATACAGGAATGATTAAGCTTTACGACTCTTTCAGCAGCGATTTCCTTTATCCGGACATCAATAATGTAATGGTGTTCTTTGAAAATCATGATACCGAAAGATGGAATGAGATTTTCAACGCAGATCCGAACGTTTACAAAATGGGATTAACCCTTATCTCAACAGTCCGCGGAATTCCACAGATCTATTATGGCTCAGAAGTCGGAATGCGAGGGAATAAAGAAAAAGGAGGCGATGCTGATATCCGCAGAGACTTTCCGGGAGGCTGGAAATCTGATAAACAAAATGCTTTCAATCCCACAACACAAACTCCTGAGCAAAAAGAATTCTATCAGTTTACCCGGAAATTATTAAACTGGAGAAAAGGAAAAGAAGTAATTCATACCGGGAAAACGAAAAATTTTGTTCCGAAAGATGGTGTATTTACTTATTTCAGATATAATGACAAAGAAAGTGTAATGGTGGTCATCAACAATAATAAAAATGATCATACGTTAGACTTAAAATATTTTGAAGAATCGCTGAAAGGGTTTTCCAAAGGCAAAGAAGTGATTTCAGGCAAAGAATTTTCATTACAGAATACGTTAACAATTCCTGCCAAAACTCCATTAATTATTGAACTAGAAAAATAA
- a CDS encoding glycoside hydrolase family 97 protein has translation MKKITVGALLLSMMFTGVKAQSLKSPDGKFEMNFQLKDGVPFYNLKYNGVVVVEDSKLGLRLFKDTAIKFASEIAKPEDAKYDLNNGFAKVDEKRDFKNETWQPVLGEKKNYINNYNELALTLNQASTDRSIVVKFRLFNDGLGFRYEFPQQKNLNYFVIREEDSEIDFPTDMKAWWIVADYDSQEYQYQETKVSEIPAKWDKAFDANASQTLVKNAVQSPLMLKKEGKSPLYINVAEAAVLDYPASHLEVDAQNFKFKTHLTADRQGAKGYIQTPSVTPWRTIIVAPKAEEVMDSKMIFNLNEPTKYTDTSYIHPTKYMGVWWEMIIGKSQWAYSTAENVHLGKTDFAKLTPNGKHAANNTKVKEYIDFAAENGFQGLLIEGWNIGWEDWFGHSKEFVFDFITPYPDFDIKMLNDYAHSKGIKLIMHHETSGSATNYERWADKAFQTMNKYGYDAVKTGYVGDIIPRGEHHYSQWTINHYYRIAEKANDYKIMVNSHESVRPTGESRTYPNYISAEAARGTEYEAFGGNKPDHQTVLPFTRWMGGSMDYTPGIFQTKLDYYFPGDARFVKTTLAKQLALYVTMYMPLQMAADLPENYKKHMDAFQFIKDVAADWDDTKILSAEPGDYVITARKAKGTENWFVGGITDENKREYTVDFSFLDKGQAYEATIYEDGKDADYINNPQSYHIYNKTITSKSKINFKMARSGGFAITIKKK, from the coding sequence ATGAAGAAAATTACAGTTGGAGCACTCTTGCTCTCAATGATGTTTACAGGTGTGAAAGCACAATCTTTAAAATCGCCGGATGGTAAATTTGAAATGAATTTCCAGTTAAAAGATGGAGTTCCTTTCTATAATCTGAAATACAACGGGGTGGTGGTAGTTGAAGATTCAAAATTGGGATTGAGATTATTTAAAGACACAGCCATTAAATTTGCTTCTGAAATTGCCAAACCAGAAGATGCAAAATATGACCTTAACAACGGTTTTGCGAAGGTAGATGAAAAAAGAGACTTCAAAAACGAGACCTGGCAGCCGGTTCTTGGGGAAAAGAAAAATTATATCAACAACTACAATGAATTAGCCCTTACGCTTAATCAGGCTTCTACAGACAGAAGTATTGTAGTAAAATTCAGACTGTTTAATGATGGTCTGGGATTCAGATACGAATTTCCACAACAGAAAAACCTTAATTATTTCGTAATCAGAGAAGAAGATTCTGAAATTGATTTCCCAACCGATATGAAGGCTTGGTGGATCGTAGCAGATTACGACTCTCAGGAATATCAGTATCAGGAAACAAAAGTTTCAGAAATTCCTGCAAAATGGGATAAAGCATTTGATGCTAATGCTTCTCAGACTTTGGTGAAAAATGCAGTTCAGTCTCCCTTAATGCTTAAAAAAGAAGGGAAGAGCCCTTTATACATTAATGTTGCTGAAGCTGCTGTACTAGATTATCCAGCTTCACACCTTGAAGTAGATGCTCAGAACTTTAAGTTTAAAACACACTTAACGGCTGACAGACAAGGGGCAAAAGGGTATATCCAGACCCCATCAGTAACCCCTTGGAGAACGATTATTGTTGCACCAAAAGCTGAAGAGGTAATGGATTCCAAAATGATCTTTAACCTGAACGAGCCTACAAAATACACAGATACCTCTTATATTCATCCTACAAAATACATGGGAGTCTGGTGGGAAATGATTATCGGAAAATCTCAGTGGGCATATTCTACAGCTGAAAATGTTCATTTGGGTAAAACAGACTTTGCAAAGTTAACTCCAAACGGAAAACATGCAGCAAATAATACGAAAGTTAAAGAATATATCGATTTTGCTGCTGAGAATGGATTCCAGGGATTATTAATTGAAGGATGGAACATTGGATGGGAAGACTGGTTCGGACATTCTAAAGAGTTTGTTTTTGATTTCATTACTCCTTATCCGGATTTCGATATCAAAATGCTAAACGATTATGCTCATTCAAAAGGAATTAAATTGATCATGCACCACGAAACTTCAGGTTCTGCTACGAACTATGAAAGATGGGCAGATAAAGCTTTCCAAACGATGAATAAATATGGCTATGATGCTGTAAAAACAGGATATGTAGGTGATATTATTCCAAGAGGAGAGCATCACTATTCTCAATGGACGATCAATCATTATTATAGAATTGCTGAAAAAGCAAACGACTATAAAATTATGGTGAACTCTCACGAGTCTGTACGTCCTACAGGGGAAAGCCGTACCTATCCGAACTACATCTCTGCAGAAGCGGCGCGAGGAACAGAGTATGAAGCATTCGGAGGGAATAAGCCGGATCATCAGACAGTACTTCCGTTTACAAGATGGATGGGAGGTTCTATGGATTACACACCGGGAATTTTCCAGACGAAATTAGACTATTATTTCCCTGGAGATGCACGTTTTGTAAAAACAACATTGGCAAAACAGCTTGCCTTATACGTAACGATGTATATGCCGCTTCAGATGGCTGCAGACCTTCCTGAGAATTATAAAAAGCATATGGATGCATTCCAGTTCATCAAAGATGTTGCTGCTGATTGGGATGATACGAAAATCTTATCTGCAGAACCGGGAGATTATGTAATTACTGCCAGAAAAGCAAAAGGTACAGAAAACTGGTTTGTAGGAGGTATTACAGATGAAAACAAACGTGAATATACGGTGGATTTCTCATTCCTGGATAAAGGGCAAGCCTATGAAGCAACCATCTATGAAGATGGAAAAGATGCTGATTATATCAATAATCCTCAGAGTTATCATATTTACAACAAAACAATCACAAGCAAATCAAAAATTAATTTTAAAATGGCTAGAAGTGGTGGTTTTGCAATAACAATTAAAAAAAAGTAA
- a CDS encoding sterol desaturase family protein, which produces MFDFSKMFESDGPDIVYPWAIPMFAGIIFIEMAYSHFNKEKLYETKDVATNVLLALLNYSLDIIMKGFSMLVMMFFYYHRIFDWEVGVWYWIAVFLAQDLAYYVHHYVDHHSRVFWAVHITHHNSDYFNITTGFRSPVFQPLYRYLFFSPLAFIGFHPLHVMVAYSAIQIYGTFVHTQSIKSMGFLEYILVTPSHHRVHHACNIKYLDRNMGMGLIIWDKIFGTFEKEDPEVPVKYGIYPKMKSKDPATVLFYEWRRIGKDLKQPGLSFKDRLKYLFYSPGWRHDGTGKTVKQFQKEYKEKVKNKPLPAQAEPNEANEPEYTPN; this is translated from the coding sequence ATGTTTGATTTCAGTAAAATGTTTGAAAGTGATGGACCGGATATTGTTTATCCTTGGGCCATTCCTATGTTTGCGGGTATCATTTTTATAGAGATGGCGTATAGCCACTTCAATAAAGAGAAGCTTTATGAAACGAAAGATGTGGCTACCAATGTGCTTTTAGCACTTTTAAATTATAGCCTTGATATCATTATGAAAGGTTTTTCCATGCTCGTTATGATGTTCTTTTACTATCATCGCATTTTTGATTGGGAAGTAGGAGTCTGGTACTGGATAGCTGTATTTCTGGCCCAGGATCTTGCTTATTATGTTCATCATTACGTAGATCATCATTCCCGTGTGTTTTGGGCAGTGCATATCACCCATCATAATTCTGATTATTTCAATATCACCACAGGGTTCAGAAGTCCTGTATTTCAACCTTTGTACAGATATTTATTCTTCTCTCCTTTAGCATTCATCGGATTTCATCCACTGCATGTTATGGTAGCTTATTCTGCTATTCAGATTTATGGGACCTTTGTACACACGCAGTCTATAAAAAGTATGGGCTTCCTGGAATATATTTTAGTAACTCCTTCTCATCACCGAGTGCATCATGCCTGTAATATTAAATACCTTGACCGTAACATGGGAATGGGATTGATTATCTGGGATAAAATCTTCGGAACATTTGAAAAGGAAGATCCTGAAGTTCCTGTAAAATATGGTATTTATCCTAAGATGAAGTCTAAAGATCCGGCCACAGTCCTGTTTTATGAATGGAGAAGAATTGGAAAGGATCTGAAACAACCGGGACTTTCTTTCAAAGACCGTCTGAAATACCTCTTCTATTCACCGGGATGGAGACATGACGGAACTGGTAAAACTGTAAAACAGTTCCAGAAAGAATACAAAGAAAAGGTAAAAAATAAACCATTACCCGCTCAAGCTGAACCGAACGAAGCTAATGAGCCTGAATATACTCCTAATTAA
- a CDS encoding clan AA aspartic protease: MSFKDTLQLHINEQNTIFVKTVLNKVDTLLLNFDTGTSDLVLTQETLKNKIKSSLKSGTNFLQIGKKEYRGFNIYPAQLTGHGTDGRFGWDLFDGMVVELNHDKGLMVVHSQLPSKVKSEYSQLPIKYYNNVFQVPVDIAQDQTKNKDWYLFDTGYQRTAMLDGPLLNEQGFPTDKMTVIKKVIMKGAQGNEIPVMTSNLQTLSLGKTQLKDIPVQLLSQSRPVTGTRMNILGNEILKRFNIFLDFQKNIVYLKPNKLVNVTYIESK, encoded by the coding sequence ATGTCCTTTAAAGACACGCTGCAGCTTCATATCAATGAACAGAATACGATATTTGTAAAAACAGTACTTAATAAAGTGGATACCCTTTTACTTAATTTTGATACGGGTACAAGTGATCTTGTTCTTACGCAGGAAACATTGAAGAATAAAATCAAAAGCTCATTAAAATCGGGGACCAATTTTCTGCAGATCGGAAAAAAAGAATATCGGGGTTTCAATATTTATCCGGCACAGCTTACCGGTCATGGGACGGATGGTAGATTTGGTTGGGATTTATTTGATGGAATGGTTGTAGAATTAAATCATGATAAAGGTTTAATGGTGGTGCATTCTCAGCTTCCATCCAAAGTAAAATCTGAATATTCTCAGCTTCCGATAAAATATTATAACAATGTCTTTCAGGTTCCGGTAGATATTGCTCAGGACCAGACTAAAAATAAAGATTGGTATCTGTTTGATACAGGATATCAAAGAACAGCGATGCTGGATGGTCCTTTATTGAATGAACAAGGTTTTCCAACGGATAAAATGACAGTCATTAAAAAAGTAATCATGAAAGGAGCACAAGGCAATGAAATTCCTGTTATGACCTCTAATCTTCAAACTTTATCATTAGGAAAAACACAGCTAAAAGACATTCCTGTACAGCTATTGTCTCAAAGTAGACCCGTAACGGGTACCAGGATGAATATTTTGGGTAATGAAATCCTGAAAAGGTTTAATATATTTCTGGACTTTCAAAAAAATATTGTTTATCTGAAGCCTAATAAACTGGTTAATGTTACTTATATTGAAAGTAAATAA
- a CDS encoding radical SAM protein, producing MITSFVLKVASRCNLNCSYCYMYNLGDKTYLKQPKFMSIDTIKAFAAKLNEYCLENNLNNIQIVFHGGEPLLISKEFYRESIRIFTEILPDNYFDFVIQTNGVGLDDEWYQLFNELDIRVGISIDGPKEYHDKYRVFHNGKGSYDEVKEAIVLGQEYGLNGILSVININIPPQELYDEVKELNVKSLNILLPDGHFDQLPDGMEKELVNTKNYTPYADWLIELFKIWKNDKERMSVRFFKTLIDLIVGEDEGDQVLGKNINGVAVLETNGNLEVADFIRACYEGITRNNINIHTHAIGDASKDRLFDVYMNAHSMVSQKCLNCSIYDFCGGGFLGNRYSNERGFDNPTIYCHDMIKLITYIQNDIIDGIPKETQEEMELSKVSYDDIVNEMEFETEEIMIETEVKEKLMHYRLV from the coding sequence ATGATTACATCTTTTGTATTAAAGGTTGCAAGTAGATGCAATCTCAACTGTTCGTATTGTTACATGTATAATTTGGGTGATAAAACGTATCTGAAGCAGCCTAAATTCATGTCAATTGATACCATAAAAGCCTTCGCAGCTAAACTTAATGAATATTGCCTGGAAAATAATTTGAATAATATACAGATTGTTTTTCATGGAGGAGAACCCTTATTAATATCCAAAGAGTTTTATCGTGAATCCATTAGGATTTTCACGGAAATACTTCCTGATAATTACTTTGATTTTGTCATCCAGACCAATGGTGTTGGATTAGATGATGAATGGTATCAGCTTTTTAATGAGTTGGATATCAGGGTAGGGATAAGTATAGACGGGCCTAAAGAATACCATGATAAATACCGTGTTTTTCATAATGGAAAAGGCTCTTATGATGAGGTAAAAGAAGCAATTGTCTTGGGACAGGAGTATGGACTTAATGGAATTTTGTCTGTCATCAATATTAATATTCCTCCTCAGGAACTGTATGATGAAGTGAAGGAGCTTAACGTAAAAAGTCTTAATATTCTTCTGCCGGATGGTCATTTTGACCAACTTCCTGATGGAATGGAAAAAGAATTGGTTAATACAAAAAATTATACACCCTATGCAGATTGGCTTATAGAATTGTTTAAGATCTGGAAGAACGACAAAGAAAGGATGAGTGTGAGATTTTTTAAAACACTTATTGATCTGATTGTGGGTGAGGATGAAGGAGATCAGGTTTTAGGTAAAAATATCAATGGGGTTGCCGTACTGGAAACCAATGGGAATTTAGAAGTAGCAGACTTTATAAGAGCTTGCTATGAAGGAATTACCAGAAATAATATTAATATTCATACCCATGCTATTGGTGATGCTTCTAAAGATCGGCTTTTTGATGTTTATATGAATGCTCATTCAATGGTATCACAAAAATGCCTCAACTGTTCCATTTATGATTTTTGTGGTGGTGGATTTTTAGGTAATCGTTATTCTAACGAAAGAGGTTTTGATAATCCTACTATTTATTGTCATGATATGATTAAACTTATTACCTATATTCAGAATGATATTATAGACGGAATTCCAAAAGAAACCCAAGAGGAAATGGAGTTGTCTAAAGTTTCTTATGATGATATAGTCAATGAGATGGAATTTGAAACAGAAGAAATTATGATTGAAACTGAAGTTAAAGAGAAATTAATGCATTATCGTTTAGTATGA